The Paenibacillus sp. YPG26 genome includes a window with the following:
- a CDS encoding L,D-transpeptidase has product MNPSYLKKYVQMHPGNKMAWYLLGKEYERTGQAGKANYCFNKAGQIYEAFESSKVPSELWKEYEARLMEASAHKDRRIKRRRRLLLALMLLLLMFIPAMDDPGSSMVTASSEYDPSVKELYTLPELPVNEEVVREELTTVRTLTFTASPVGDTSTKGAALDELLTSSRPNASLTAVLGMEQKGRWRLWKRDMPVLFTVERDAASGRAALQAYDARSCECKPPDAGPLQKKALQWTKEQEAYAVASSAIHHFTQKNGRLPTGLGELVKPFPDNWIAGTSPELERAYRQAVQLAEEQSVSQRNTEVPGTASNVDAGQGQRKGSTAGHEPYLIEPLEILVDKTSHQLALTSGNVVVRSYKVGLGGDRTPEGSYVVTDKVINPNGRDNGEFGSRGMQLSDTDYAIHGTNEPDSIGKDESLGCIRMSKEDVEELFDLAPAGTKVTIGKGTVPELAGRSKERFVLRDRQNQNNPRKVYRWLN; this is encoded by the coding sequence ATGAATCCGTCATACCTCAAGAAATATGTGCAGATGCATCCGGGCAACAAAATGGCGTGGTACTTACTCGGGAAGGAATATGAAAGGACTGGACAGGCAGGGAAAGCGAATTACTGCTTCAATAAGGCGGGTCAGATCTATGAGGCTTTTGAGAGCAGCAAGGTTCCCTCGGAGTTATGGAAGGAGTATGAAGCAAGGCTTATGGAGGCATCTGCCCACAAGGATCGCCGGATTAAGCGAAGACGCAGATTGCTCCTCGCTCTTATGCTTCTACTGCTAATGTTCATCCCGGCTATGGATGACCCGGGTTCCAGTATGGTTACGGCAAGTTCGGAGTATGACCCCTCTGTAAAAGAACTGTATACCCTGCCTGAGCTGCCTGTGAATGAGGAAGTAGTCCGGGAGGAGCTTACCACAGTGAGGACCCTGACCTTCACGGCAAGCCCTGTTGGAGATACTTCCACGAAGGGGGCTGCGTTAGATGAACTTCTGACTAGTTCGAGGCCCAATGCCAGTCTGACTGCTGTTCTTGGCATGGAGCAAAAGGGACGCTGGAGGTTATGGAAGCGGGATATGCCGGTATTGTTCACGGTCGAACGGGATGCGGCCAGCGGCCGGGCAGCCTTGCAGGCGTATGACGCAAGAAGCTGTGAATGTAAGCCGCCGGATGCAGGGCCGCTGCAGAAAAAAGCGCTGCAGTGGACGAAGGAGCAGGAAGCCTATGCTGTTGCGTCCTCGGCCATCCATCATTTTACACAGAAGAATGGACGTCTCCCTACAGGGTTAGGCGAGCTGGTCAAGCCCTTCCCGGACAATTGGATTGCGGGAACCAGCCCGGAGCTTGAGCGTGCCTACAGGCAGGCGGTTCAGCTGGCTGAGGAGCAGTCCGTTAGTCAGAGGAATACAGAGGTTCCAGGTACAGCTTCTAACGTGGATGCAGGTCAGGGTCAACGTAAGGGATCCACAGCCGGTCATGAGCCCTATCTGATAGAGCCATTAGAAATTCTGGTGGATAAGACGAGCCATCAGCTTGCCTTAACGAGCGGGAATGTAGTAGTGCGAAGCTATAAGGTTGGGCTCGGAGGGGATCGGACCCCGGAAGGCAGCTACGTGGTTACGGACAAGGTCATCAATCCGAATGGAAGAGACAATGGGGAATTTGGCAGCCGTGGTATGCAGCTTTCGGATACGGATTATGCCATCCACGGGACGAATGAGCCGGATAGTATAGGAAAGGATGAATCTCTGGGCTGCATCAGAATGAGCAAGGAGGATGTGGAGGAACTGTTCGATCTTGCTCCTGCCGGAACCAAGGTTACGATTGGAAAGGGGACTGTGCCTGAGCTCGCCGGACGATCAAAGGAACGATTCGTTCTCAGGGACAGACAGAACCAGAACAATCCACGCAAGGTATACCGCTGGTTGAATTAG
- a CDS encoding ferredoxin produces the protein MAKYTWVEKDTCIACGACGATAPDIYDYDDEGLAEVIYKNDANHGNTEIGEDLYDDLQDACDGCPTDSIKIADTPFNKEG, from the coding sequence ATGGCTAAATATACTTGGGTGGAAAAGGACACTTGTATCGCGTGCGGCGCGTGCGGTGCAACAGCTCCCGATATCTACGATTACGATGATGAGGGATTGGCAGAAGTGATCTACAAGAATGATGCCAATCACGGTAACACCGAAATTGGAGAAGATCTGTATGATGATCTGCAGGACGCTTGCGATGGCTGCCCTACAGATTCCATCAAGATTGCGGATACTCCATTTAACAAAGAGGGCTAA
- a CDS encoding DNA polymerase IV, translating to MRNVEDYYPAKGRVILHIDMNAFYCSVHEAEEPDKYKSKPTAVAGSVELRKGVIVTCSYAARQLGISTGMLVSQALKICPDLIVIAPNFHLYRKYSKAFMNIAYGYTPLLQAVSIDECYLDITGSKQFGTPLEIAEEIQERIMNELGLPCSIGIAPNKLLAKMGSDMKKPNGITVLRIRDVPGLLWDRPCSQMYGIGKKTAEKLQKMGIYTLGQLAGTDERVLVERFGVTGMWMKKAAYGLDDSPVQEDQGKNKSVGHTTTLPRDISSMDDVSRVMLNLADQVARRLRRQHMMAQTVQITIRTPDMKTITRSHTLEKLTENMDDIYREACTLYRRHWKEDRPVRLLGITLQNLVAKEDSALQLDLFDYEKQPKKEQLTKAMDMLRDKFGENAVLTAGMLGDDPSTLIRNHKLRGTSLQTDFLREKRE from the coding sequence GTGAGGAACGTGGAGGATTACTATCCCGCTAAAGGCCGGGTCATATTACATATTGATATGAACGCTTTCTATTGCTCGGTGCATGAGGCTGAAGAGCCTGATAAGTACAAGAGCAAGCCGACAGCTGTAGCTGGCAGTGTAGAGCTGCGCAAGGGCGTTATCGTCACCTGTTCATATGCTGCCCGGCAGCTTGGAATCTCTACAGGCATGCTGGTGAGCCAGGCGCTCAAAATATGTCCGGATTTGATCGTCATTGCTCCGAATTTTCATTTATACCGTAAGTATTCCAAAGCTTTCATGAATATTGCCTACGGATATACCCCTCTTCTTCAGGCTGTCTCCATTGATGAGTGTTATCTGGATATAACAGGGTCGAAGCAGTTCGGCACACCGCTGGAGATTGCGGAGGAGATTCAGGAGCGGATTATGAATGAGCTTGGACTGCCATGCTCGATCGGTATCGCCCCCAACAAGCTGCTGGCCAAGATGGGCTCGGATATGAAGAAGCCAAACGGCATAACTGTGCTTCGGATCCGGGATGTACCTGGACTGCTGTGGGATCGGCCCTGCAGTCAAATGTACGGAATAGGCAAGAAGACAGCGGAGAAGCTTCAGAAGATGGGGATATACACCCTCGGCCAATTAGCCGGAACAGATGAACGCGTGCTGGTTGAAAGATTCGGAGTAACGGGCATGTGGATGAAGAAGGCCGCATACGGGCTTGATGATTCACCTGTCCAAGAAGATCAGGGCAAGAATAAGTCAGTTGGTCATACGACTACGCTTCCGAGAGACATTAGCAGCATGGATGACGTATCCCGGGTGATGCTGAATCTGGCCGATCAGGTAGCACGCCGGCTGCGCAGACAGCATATGATGGCACAGACCGTGCAGATTACGATCCGCACGCCAGATATGAAGACAATTACCCGCTCACACACTTTAGAGAAGCTAACTGAGAATATGGATGACATCTACCGGGAAGCCTGTACATTGTACCGCAGGCACTGGAAGGAAGACCGTCCGGTCCGGCTGCTGGGAATTACACTTCAGAATCTTGTCGCCAAAGAGGATTCGGCGCTTCAGCTCGATCTGTTCGACTATGAGAAACAACCGAAGAAAGAACAGCTTACCAAGGCTATGGATATGCTGAGGGACAAGTTCGGAGAGAACGCCGTTCTAACCGCGGGCATGCTTGGCGATGACCCGTCTACGCTGATCCGGAATCACAAGCTTCGGGGCACCTCGCTGCAGACAGATTTTCTGCGTGAGAAAAGGGAATAA